Part of the Lebetimonas natsushimae genome is shown below.
TCACTAGTAACTGGTCTTCTTACAATAGGACCAAGATTTGGTGGTGCAATTGACGGAGCTGCAAAATATTTCAAATATGCTCATGATAATAACATGAGTCCAAAAGAATTTGTAAATTATATGAAAAAACAAGGTATTCCAATTCCAGGAATTGGACATAGAATTAAATCTGTGAGAAATCCTGACAAAAGAGTCGAAGGGCTTAAAAAATATGCAGCTGAATATTTTCCTGCGACTCCACTTTTAGATTTCGCTTTAGAAGTTGAAAAAGAAACAACATCTAAAAAAGAAAATTTAATTTTAAATGTTGATGGTACAATTGGTATATTAATGGTTGACATGTGGAGAGCGTTAGGATATACTGATAAAGAAATTAATGAATTCATTGAAAGTGGGACATTAAATGCGTTCTTTATTCTTGGAAGAAGTATTGGATTTATCGGACATATCCTTGATGAAAAAAGACTTGGAATGCCAATGTACAGACATCCGTGGGATGATATTTTATACCAGGTTGAAAAAGCTGAAGAAATTAAATAACGGGAGATTTTCTCCTTCTTTTACCCTTATTGAGCTTTTAATAGTAATTGTTATTATAGGAATAGTAATTACTTCTATTTCTTTTAATCTGGCACCTGATAAATTAAATATTGCCGCAGATGAAATCATCAGAAATATTAGATATACTCAATCACTTGCTTTAAAAGATGATAAATATCAACCTTTTCCTATAAATAATAGTGTTATTGAACAAAATAGAAGTAAATATTGGTTTAAACAATGGTGGCAGATTAGATTTTCTTCTTCTAATGAAAATGGAAAAATTCATTATTGGTACGAAATATTTAGTGATTTACCTAGCGATCAAACAGGTAGTAGTTATACTTATAATTTTGATAAAACAGGGCATTATCCTGATAACCCTAAAAGTTTATGGTATAAGTCTATAGCAACAGATATTAATGGTAAATTATTAATTGGTCATTGCAATAAAAGTCATTATCCTGATTGCGACAAAGTTAATCAAAATTTAGATTTAACTAAAACTTACGGAATTGTAAATATAACATTTAATAATAGATTTCCTTTTAGATTGGTGTTTGATAATTACGGAAATATCTTTTTAGATGAAAGTAATAGTAAAGGAGATAACGGAGATATAAATCCTCTTGATAAAAACAATAGACCTATTTTAAAAAATAAAATTAATAAAATAAAACTTTATTCTTCAACAAATAAATGCATTCAAATAAATATAACTCCAACAGGTGAAATATATAAAAGTAATTGTAATTAACATTAACCCATCATTAAATTCAAAAAAAATCAGGAAAAGTGGTTAGAAGTACTTGACAGGGGGGAGAAAATATAATATACTTTCATTCCCAAAACGCAAGAGAGCGTGATGGAGATGATTGAGAGCTTAGAGATAAGTAGCAGGCC
Proteins encoded:
- a CDS encoding prepilin-type N-terminal cleavage/methylation domain-containing protein, producing MKKLKKLNNGRFSPSFTLIELLIVIVIIGIVITSISFNLAPDKLNIAADEIIRNIRYTQSLALKDDKYQPFPINNSVIEQNRSKYWFKQWWQIRFSSSNENGKIHYWYEIFSDLPSDQTGSSYTYNFDKTGHYPDNPKSLWYKSIATDINGKLLIGHCNKSHYPDCDKVNQNLDLTKTYGIVNITFNNRFPFRLVFDNYGNIFLDESNSKGDNGDINPLDKNNRPILKNKINKIKLYSSTNKCIQINITPTGEIYKSNCN